In Candidatus Bathyarchaeota archaeon, a single genomic region encodes these proteins:
- a CDS encoding alpha-N-arabinofuranosidase has protein sequence MNQKIVDVSIRLDDYVGLINPNLYGHFIEHLGRCIYPGIWVGEDSSIPNINGIRKDVIDALRAIRAPVFRWPGGCFADMYHWEDGIGPRENRPRRRNLWWGGEESNEFGTDEFIMFCRSVGAEPYICLNVGTGSPQEAFNWVEYCNFTGRTFYTELRARNGHPEPYNVKYWAVGNESWACGGSFDPTYYAWEYKRFANFLKVADPSINLIACGRLNIQWMTTFLECLRDRLNLVDGVAIHYYFSGRRNPFGGDVEFTDEEYYNLLFDVQNMEFFIQQTSRAINLVGEKRIGIVVDEWGTWYPQATHKVGLFQQNTLRDAILAGLVLNLFNRYSSIIDMANLAQTVNVLQSLIHTEGHKITLTPTYHLFDIYKEHMGNYALNANVDSPIICHPTQKMVEKSPSGALKPLRAVDASASLDREKKKIVVTLVNQSLDEDFEVRIKVIEGKTIKAAKIYILGSADVRDYNGFEFPYKVKPRSSYEEISGDTLTYTAPRHSISGLILDLA, from the coding sequence ATGAATCAAAAAATTGTTGATGTCTCTATTAGATTGGATGATTACGTGGGCCTCATAAACCCGAACCTTTATGGTCACTTCATCGAGCATCTCGGGAGATGCATATACCCGGGCATATGGGTTGGCGAGGATTCCAGCATACCGAACATTAATGGTATAAGGAAAGATGTTATTGACGCCTTAAGGGCTATACGTGCACCTGTCTTCAGGTGGCCTGGCGGATGCTTCGCAGACATGTATCATTGGGAGGATGGGATTGGTCCACGTGAGAATAGACCTAGAAGACGCAATTTATGGTGGGGAGGCGAGGAGTCTAATGAGTTTGGAACAGATGAGTTCATAATGTTCTGCAGGTCTGTGGGCGCTGAACCCTATATTTGCCTAAATGTCGGGACTGGAAGCCCACAGGAAGCGTTTAACTGGGTTGAATACTGCAACTTTACAGGTCGAACATTCTATACTGAGTTAAGGGCTAGAAATGGTCATCCAGAACCTTATAATGTGAAATATTGGGCAGTAGGAAATGAGAGTTGGGCATGTGGCGGATCATTCGACCCCACATACTATGCTTGGGAGTATAAGAGATTCGCCAATTTTCTAAAGGTGGCGGATCCATCCATCAATCTTATTGCATGCGGCCGCCTAAACATTCAGTGGATGACTACTTTTTTGGAATGCTTGAGAGATCGATTGAACCTTGTAGACGGCGTCGCCATCCACTATTATTTTAGTGGCCGCCGAAACCCTTTCGGAGGGGATGTAGAATTCACAGATGAGGAGTACTACAATCTACTATTCGATGTTCAGAATATGGAATTCTTTATTCAACAGACATCGAGGGCAATCAATCTTGTCGGAGAAAAGAGAATTGGTATCGTGGTAGATGAATGGGGAACCTGGTATCCTCAGGCGACACATAAGGTTGGACTTTTTCAACAAAACACCCTTAGGGACGCTATTCTTGCGGGATTAGTTCTCAATCTTTTTAACAGGTATTCAAGTATTATTGATATGGCGAACCTAGCTCAGACGGTGAATGTTCTCCAAAGCCTAATTCATACCGAGGGGCATAAAATCACTTTGACCCCAACATACCATCTATTTGATATATATAAGGAGCACATGGGCAACTATGCCTTAAATGCCAATGTAGATTCACCCATTATTTGCCACCCTACGCAAAAGATGGTGGAAAAATCACCATCCGGAGCCCTTAAGCCGTTAAGAGCGGTGGACGCATCAGCCTCTTTAGATAGAGAGAAAAAAAAGATAGTGGTAACACTTGTAAATCAGAGTTTGGACGAAGATTTTGAGGTAAGAATTAAAGTAATTGAAGGTAAAACAATAAAAGCAGCGAAAATATACATTTTAGGCTCAGCAGATGTCAGAGATTATAATGGGTTCGAGTTTCCATACAAGGTTAAACCGAGAAGCTCATATGAGGAAATCAGTGGAGACACACTCACATACACTGCCCCTAGACACTCGATAAGCGGGCTCATATTAGATTTGGCTTAG
- a CDS encoding M28 family peptidase, which translates to MSSKRQVCKWIKILLMASIMLISFFNLTQIYRADQILTVTSTPSEMDYLKLASMVDMELVKHHLYMLSKGIYEISGVHSRATGTLGNELAARYIYEEFNRLMENVSIQSFRVPVPKSYGANITFPDGSVIKLYPVLPNLVCPSTTPPEGISGTLQYAREGYLKDFDGMRIEGSIVILDYESGNRWLNAMKLGAKAVIFLPPKDPLNSFSPYGHHHTHPKYLENFPVYFPRFYVKEEDLKSLFINLGKNVTIKSTVRWENAESWNIIGFIRGENPNVIFGISSYYDSYSFAPDLAPGAQDACGIAALLALAKHFNEHRPKATIIFIAFGGHYQTVAGALQWAESREYAEISQKIWMILNLDLSTGSDALHVTNVAHLWTHAQAGHTEAYIGIGRHLENMRKAISEAYVRAGLEPPTVWTTYIQMRTGGPGDPPTNYHEPHPNRAFLTELDAFDPWGSRAPDYCNPAFFNIITAKDIRPYIFTPFDTYDKLNFENLEKQLRYIYALILTLYSNEDVQWLIENPLRSCAPSGRVQRNGAFVGQTAFWDPKTTWYKPVPNLLVVARMYYSVNKASGWDGWGGTGPTYYRFFTYSDENGTFRFPYTVRVSTKAWVGTDDEVYFEAYAIDPETGQIVVGPDLGRRSMIPYPFANTVWEGKYGDCFLGYLTVQNVTSTIIVSDNYAIGEFVSRNLYDRFPHPSITVNTFLSHVQPEHYAVLYDPAVGLAAILLSTNEPIEVMIGRGRVPYGLIVNASRENMLGTGITFGYGQTILKYPYLIYCENLRWVIEERFRLVEQYKPVDPYIYGRFIRGVQSLEKVYIALNNLSYSEAYAYMIDAWSDLYWAYANQRGEIENIVSIAPYVAFFLVPFAYLTERLILKSSGSKRIASTILILVLIFCIIYTVNPTFKLSGNPVLMVIAFSTVILSIPILFIILSKVVAFLNEIRIKVFGRHEIQVGRVELAIAAIQLGIENMRKRKGRTALVLVSIALTISALVAMTWFIQDVPVIPQRFVPPETGYQTIPYNGILIHYNEWGGEREGHWIGELVENYVEIKYSSLAMIAKRAWYWPWYYDDEAGIDITHENNSIKVYCLYGLSPEDHHFTSFLPNFNGRWFLSTDKYACILMSSHAQSLKATINSIIEIQGMPYKVIGIIRDEEISSAGELDGYSVLPVDIRASKTVDAWVTYYEPSEVIFIPYWTVINIWGARTGCISLKISNASLAWTVVQELYERFGSLSFWVCMDGKVYTPTRISQTQVFGLEYMFPAIGISMLSILNMMLASVMERKKEISVYSVLGASPLNTALMFLTEHAVHAVIGGVCGFIGGNVLLLLIARQLGINYTYSIIQFNVSVLGAMLMVILVSVYPATIIAKLVTPSLERAWKMPTKPVGDNWDIPMPFFTSGEEVGGVLEFMREFFSGHYDSNAPVFWVESIKYVEGEADGVPYMGYSMQVHLFPYETGIIQEANVIAKTEDARWRIFLLTKRLTGMRDRWIQQNRGFADAVRKQLLLWRSLKPEEKMEYIKKSGGVTFNKGHSVSD; encoded by the coding sequence ATGTCATCTAAAAGGCAAGTATGCAAATGGATCAAGATTTTATTAATGGCGAGTATAATGCTCATCAGCTTTTTCAACCTAACCCAGATTTACCGCGCAGATCAAATTTTAACAGTCACCTCAACCCCCTCAGAAATGGACTATCTTAAACTCGCAAGTATGGTAGACATGGAACTTGTCAAGCATCATCTTTACATGTTGTCAAAAGGGATCTATGAAATATCTGGTGTGCACAGTCGCGCCACGGGGACTCTGGGAAACGAGCTTGCCGCAAGATACATTTATGAAGAATTTAATAGACTAATGGAGAATGTTTCCATTCAGAGTTTCAGAGTTCCAGTACCGAAGAGTTACGGCGCCAATATTACGTTTCCTGACGGCAGCGTCATAAAATTATATCCAGTGCTACCTAACCTAGTTTGCCCCTCAACCACGCCGCCTGAGGGGATAAGTGGCACACTTCAATACGCCCGTGAAGGGTACCTTAAAGACTTCGACGGAATGAGGATTGAAGGGTCAATAGTTATATTGGATTATGAATCTGGAAATCGATGGCTTAATGCCATGAAGCTGGGAGCCAAAGCCGTAATTTTCCTGCCGCCCAAAGATCCATTAAACAGTTTCTCCCCATACGGGCATCATCACACCCACCCGAAGTATCTTGAGAATTTCCCAGTCTACTTCCCCCGCTTCTATGTGAAGGAGGAAGACTTGAAGAGTCTTTTCATCAATCTAGGCAAGAATGTTACAATAAAATCAACTGTTAGATGGGAGAATGCTGAATCTTGGAATATAATTGGCTTCATTCGAGGAGAGAACCCGAATGTCATCTTCGGGATCTCCTCATATTATGACTCATACTCGTTTGCTCCTGATCTTGCGCCAGGAGCCCAGGACGCATGTGGAATTGCAGCACTACTTGCCCTTGCTAAACACTTCAACGAACATCGGCCTAAGGCGACGATAATATTCATCGCATTTGGAGGCCACTATCAGACAGTTGCAGGTGCACTTCAATGGGCAGAGAGTAGGGAGTATGCGGAAATAAGCCAAAAGATCTGGATGATACTTAACCTAGACCTTTCCACTGGGTCAGATGCCCTTCATGTTACAAATGTGGCTCACCTCTGGACCCACGCTCAGGCTGGCCACACAGAAGCCTATATCGGGATAGGCAGGCATCTTGAGAATATGCGAAAAGCAATATCGGAAGCATATGTTCGGGCAGGCTTAGAACCGCCTACAGTTTGGACTACATACATTCAAATGAGGACTGGGGGTCCTGGAGACCCGCCTACCAACTATCATGAACCCCATCCGAATAGGGCGTTCCTGACGGAATTAGACGCCTTCGACCCTTGGGGAAGCAGAGCGCCTGACTATTGCAACCCAGCCTTCTTCAATATCATTACGGCGAAGGATATTCGTCCATACATCTTCACACCATTCGATACATATGACAAGTTGAATTTCGAAAACCTCGAGAAACAACTGCGATATATATATGCGTTAATTCTAACTTTGTATTCGAATGAGGACGTGCAGTGGCTTATAGAGAACCCGCTAAGATCATGCGCTCCAAGCGGGCGTGTCCAAAGAAATGGAGCATTTGTAGGGCAAACAGCCTTCTGGGACCCCAAAACGACATGGTATAAACCAGTTCCTAACCTCCTTGTAGTCGCAAGAATGTACTACAGCGTAAATAAGGCTTCAGGTTGGGACGGATGGGGAGGAACAGGCCCAACATATTACAGGTTCTTCACATACTCAGACGAGAACGGCACCTTTAGGTTCCCATATACTGTCCGAGTATCAACAAAAGCCTGGGTCGGAACAGATGATGAAGTATACTTTGAAGCTTATGCCATAGATCCTGAAACAGGCCAGATAGTTGTGGGTCCAGATCTTGGACGGCGAAGCATGATTCCATATCCCTTCGCTAATACTGTTTGGGAGGGTAAATATGGAGATTGCTTCCTCGGATACCTCACTGTACAAAACGTTACTAGCACAATAATCGTGTCTGACAATTATGCTATTGGAGAATTTGTAAGTAGAAATCTCTATGATCGTTTTCCTCACCCATCAATCACGGTGAATACGTTCCTCTCGCATGTCCAACCTGAACACTACGCCGTCCTTTATGACCCTGCAGTCGGTCTCGCGGCGATTCTTCTCTCAACAAACGAGCCTATAGAGGTGATGATCGGGAGGGGAAGAGTGCCTTATGGTCTCATTGTTAACGCCAGCCGAGAAAATATGCTTGGGACGGGTATAACTTTTGGATATGGACAAACTATCCTAAAGTACCCATATTTAATTTACTGCGAGAATCTGAGATGGGTTATCGAAGAAAGATTTAGGTTGGTGGAGCAGTATAAGCCCGTGGATCCCTACATTTATGGTCGCTTCATAAGGGGTGTACAAAGCCTAGAGAAAGTGTATATCGCATTAAATAATCTATCATACTCGGAAGCCTACGCCTATATGATAGATGCGTGGAGCGACTTATATTGGGCATATGCCAATCAGAGAGGCGAAATTGAGAACATCGTTTCCATCGCGCCTTATGTCGCCTTCTTTTTGGTGCCCTTCGCCTATTTGACTGAAAGGCTCATACTAAAATCAAGTGGTAGTAAACGCATAGCATCGACAATATTAATACTAGTACTCATCTTCTGTATAATTTATACTGTAAACCCGACGTTCAAACTTTCAGGAAACCCGGTTCTAATGGTCATAGCTTTTAGTACAGTTATCCTGTCAATCCCGATTCTTTTCATAATACTTAGTAAGGTTGTAGCATTTTTGAATGAGATAAGAATTAAGGTTTTTGGTCGCCACGAGATCCAGGTAGGCCGAGTAGAACTTGCAATTGCAGCTATTCAGCTGGGAATAGAGAATATGCGAAAGAGGAAGGGGAGGACCGCGCTTGTTCTAGTGTCAATAGCGCTCACCATAAGTGCGCTAGTAGCCATGACATGGTTTATTCAAGACGTGCCAGTGATTCCGCAAAGGTTCGTTCCGCCTGAAACCGGCTATCAAACGATCCCATACAATGGTATACTTATCCATTACAATGAATGGGGGGGAGAAAGAGAAGGTCACTGGATAGGTGAGCTAGTGGAAAATTATGTGGAGATCAAGTACTCAAGCTTAGCAATGATAGCGAAGAGGGCGTGGTATTGGCCATGGTACTATGATGACGAAGCCGGAATAGACATCACACATGAAAATAACTCAATCAAAGTATATTGCCTCTACGGGTTATCTCCAGAGGATCATCATTTCACAAGTTTCCTACCAAACTTTAACGGAAGATGGTTCCTATCCACAGATAAATATGCGTGCATACTAATGAGTTCCCACGCCCAATCACTTAAGGCAACAATAAATTCTATAATAGAAATTCAGGGAATGCCCTACAAGGTTATAGGAATAATAAGAGATGAAGAGATCTCCTCTGCAGGAGAACTTGACGGGTACAGTGTTCTGCCAGTAGATATTCGAGCATCAAAAACTGTGGACGCGTGGGTAACATATTATGAGCCATCTGAGGTTATTTTCATCCCGTACTGGACCGTCATTAACATTTGGGGAGCGCGTACTGGATGTATAAGCCTAAAAATCTCGAACGCAAGTCTCGCGTGGACCGTCGTGCAAGAGCTCTATGAGAGATTCGGAAGCCTATCCTTCTGGGTTTGTATGGATGGAAAAGTCTACACGCCGACACGCATTTCGCAAACGCAAGTATTCGGGCTTGAATACATGTTTCCCGCCATCGGAATAAGCATGCTTTCAATATTGAATATGATGCTCGCATCAGTCATGGAACGGAAAAAAGAAATTTCCGTATATTCAGTGCTTGGTGCCTCGCCATTAAACACCGCGCTTATGTTCCTAACCGAGCATGCAGTCCATGCGGTGATAGGCGGCGTTTGTGGTTTCATCGGAGGAAACGTGCTCTTATTGCTAATTGCGAGACAGCTAGGAATAAACTACACGTACTCAATAATCCAATTCAATGTCTCTGTGCTAGGAGCGATGCTGATGGTGATACTTGTGAGCGTATACCCGGCGACGATCATTGCAAAACTCGTCACACCGAGTTTAGAGCGAGCTTGGAAAATGCCAACAAAACCAGTCGGCGATAACTGGGATATCCCGATGCCATTCTTCACCTCAGGGGAGGAGGTTGGAGGGGTCCTGGAATTCATGAGAGAATTTTTCTCTGGACATTATGATTCGAACGCGCCGGTTTTCTGGGTTGAAAGCATAAAATACGTTGAAGGAGAGGCGGATGGGGTCCCATATATGGGGTATAGCATGCAAGTACACCTCTTCCCATATGAGACAGGTATCATTCAAGAAGCGAATGTAATCGCAAAGACCGAGGATGCAAGATGGAGGATCTTCCTCCTGACCAAGAGGTTAACGGGCATGCGTGATAGGTGGATTCAGCAGAATAGAGGGTTCGCCGACGCTGTTAGAAAACAGTTGTTACTTTGGAGATCACTTAAGCCGGAAGAGAAAATGGAATATATCAAAAAATCAGGGGGTGTGACGTTTAACAAAGGCCATTCTGTATCAGATTAA
- a CDS encoding exo-alpha-sialidase, with the protein MAQIFGSELIFEEGRFPDCHAPTIAQLPGGDLLAAWFAGSREGASDVAIYCSRFSGDSWSDPEVLADVPGKSDQNPVLFVDPNGVVWLWYVSHDQGGPSSIIMYKKSFDGGNTWSEDKIFRPRRGLWVRNNPIVLDNGDIVLPIYDSKAKPNCCYVMISEDMGEVWDTYGPVTSVTGCVQGNIVQLSDGSLLMYMRTRSHPLHGFLKATVRRTVQDSTGKIAEKKELLNIGGFIWKSISNDRGRTWSEAVETQFPNPNSGISLIRLKNGHFVLAFNDTHIGRTPLNVAFSIDEGQTWPYERVLEDAFGQFSYPQLLQTDDGIIHIVYTYLRRSIKHCWFNEEWLMEVQATEREPDVGD; encoded by the coding sequence ATGGCCCAAATATTTGGTTCAGAGCTCATATTTGAGGAGGGAAGGTTCCCTGATTGCCACGCTCCTACAATCGCTCAACTGCCAGGCGGAGATTTGCTTGCAGCGTGGTTCGCCGGATCGAGGGAGGGAGCTAGTGATGTTGCTATTTACTGCTCAAGGTTTTCCGGTGATTCTTGGAGTGATCCTGAGGTTTTGGCAGACGTCCCTGGAAAATCAGATCAAAACCCAGTGCTATTCGTAGATCCAAATGGTGTTGTGTGGCTTTGGTATGTCAGCCACGATCAAGGCGGACCCTCAAGCATAATAATGTACAAAAAAAGTTTTGACGGCGGGAATACTTGGAGTGAAGATAAAATCTTCCGTCCTAGGAGAGGCTTATGGGTGAGAAATAACCCTATAGTCCTCGATAACGGCGACATAGTCCTCCCAATATATGATAGTAAAGCGAAGCCTAATTGTTGTTATGTTATGATATCTGAGGACATGGGAGAAGTCTGGGACACCTACGGCCCAGTAACAAGTGTTACTGGATGCGTTCAGGGAAACATTGTTCAACTCTCTGATGGTTCTCTATTAATGTATATGAGGACTCGAAGCCATCCATTGCACGGCTTTTTGAAGGCAACAGTTCGGAGAACAGTCCAAGACTCAACAGGAAAGATCGCTGAGAAGAAGGAACTCCTCAATATTGGGGGATTTATCTGGAAATCCATATCGAATGACCGTGGAAGGACATGGAGTGAAGCAGTTGAGACCCAATTCCCAAATCCTAACAGCGGCATTTCCCTGATAAGGCTTAAAAATGGTCATTTTGTTCTAGCATTCAATGACACTCATATAGGGCGCACTCCCCTTAACGTTGCTTTCTCCATTGATGAGGGGCAAACATGGCCATATGAGAGAGTTTTGGAAGATGCTTTTGGACAATTCTCTTATCCTCAACTTCTACAAACAGACGATGGCATTATCCATATAGTGTATACATACTTGCGAAGAAGCATCAAACACTGCTGGTTTAACGAAGAGTGGCTTATGGAAGTGCAGGCCACAGAAAGGGAGCCGGACGTAGGGGATTGA